One window of Acidobacteriota bacterium genomic DNA carries:
- a CDS encoding TonB-dependent receptor: MIVAATVWVSAGVDIAGAQPAARFAGVVRDQSGGVLPGVTVTMTPAGAAGDVLVQVTDGGGAFEFGDLRPGPYTLVLALPGFEEKRETALLRPGETGERQFVLVLATLAEAVQVVAEAAAVPQAPAGEAHLEERVLSAVPLAADRFEDALPLLPSTIRGPDGLLNMSGARAEQSGWLVNGINGTDPVTGENAIRLPLEAVQAIDVQAGIHSAQFGNATGGVTNVVTRPGQDSFDFQFQNFLPRVRMKDGGMKGFDSFTPRLRVAGPIQRGRVWFAESVNYRFVRSRVNELEAFGLERAEQQFESFDSLTQVDYALAPSHRLVGTFLWFPQNIDNVQLDTLHPFEATPDLAQRGWNAAVAERAILGSSTMLDSSFSARQFNVAVRPKAATPSELTTTGVRRNYFNLFDRDSRRYDGALTLTTSMKGRAGDHLLKIGGSAARSSYDGVDASLPVLVIRADGSLVQRIDFAGGAAAGATNTALAGFVEDQWMPFSRVTVHAGARYAYEGIAGDHTVAPQVEVSLRPSKGDRTVLKGGYGRFYDKLPLNARDFVSHQRRRLTGFEASGSTVIELENRVAAAGLRTPLTETWNLELDRLLGSVWMVRVRYQERHGKRELVVDPLDGALTLSSNGRSYSRDFEVTARRRVASHGEINVSYVRSKARGNLNDFVTLFGTMREAVIHPDEFSRQPFDAPDRILAWGVVHVPGGVTLAPTVEYRTGFPFTTLDERQQVVGFRNRGGRFPDLFTLDLQATREIRLTAAHRARVGLQFFNLTNHFNPRDVQENLGSAAFGEFANSVDRQVRLKFALLF, translated from the coding sequence ATGATAGTGGCCGCGACCGTGTGGGTCTCGGCCGGTGTTGACATCGCGGGCGCGCAGCCCGCGGCCCGCTTCGCTGGCGTGGTGCGCGACCAGTCTGGCGGCGTGCTGCCCGGTGTCACCGTGACGATGACACCGGCGGGCGCCGCCGGCGACGTGCTGGTGCAGGTGACCGATGGGGGAGGGGCCTTCGAGTTTGGCGATCTGAGACCGGGGCCGTACACGCTCGTCCTCGCGCTTCCCGGATTCGAGGAGAAGCGGGAGACCGCGCTCCTGCGGCCCGGCGAAACCGGCGAGCGACAGTTCGTGCTCGTGCTGGCCACGCTGGCCGAAGCGGTCCAGGTCGTTGCGGAAGCGGCCGCGGTCCCTCAGGCACCGGCGGGCGAGGCGCACCTCGAAGAGCGCGTGCTCTCCGCGGTGCCGCTGGCGGCGGACCGGTTCGAGGATGCCCTGCCGTTGCTTCCGAGCACGATCCGCGGGCCCGACGGCCTCCTGAACATGAGCGGGGCGCGCGCCGAGCAGAGCGGATGGCTGGTCAACGGGATCAACGGCACCGACCCGGTGACCGGCGAAAACGCGATCCGGCTGCCGCTCGAGGCCGTCCAGGCGATTGACGTGCAGGCGGGCATTCATTCGGCGCAGTTTGGCAACGCGACCGGCGGCGTGACGAACGTCGTGACCCGGCCGGGCCAGGACTCGTTCGACTTCCAGTTTCAGAACTTCCTTCCGCGCGTCCGCATGAAGGACGGAGGGATGAAAGGGTTCGACTCGTTCACGCCGCGCCTGCGGGTGGCCGGCCCGATCCAGCGCGGGCGCGTCTGGTTCGCCGAGAGCGTCAATTACCGGTTCGTCCGCTCCAGGGTCAACGAGCTGGAAGCATTCGGGCTCGAGCGTGCCGAGCAGCAGTTCGAGAGCTTCGATTCGCTCACGCAGGTGGACTACGCGCTCGCGCCGTCGCATCGCCTCGTCGGCACGTTCCTCTGGTTCCCGCAGAACATCGACAACGTCCAGCTCGACACGTTGCATCCATTCGAGGCCACGCCCGATCTGGCGCAGCGCGGCTGGAACGCCGCCGTCGCCGAGCGGGCCATCCTCGGGTCGAGCACCATGCTGGACTCCTCGTTCTCCGCCAGGCAGTTCAATGTCGCCGTGCGGCCCAAGGCGGCGACGCCGTCGGAGCTGACGACCACGGGGGTGCGGCGGAACTACTTCAACCTGTTCGACCGCGACAGCCGGCGCTACGACGGCGCGCTCACGCTCACGACGTCGATGAAGGGGCGGGCGGGCGATCACCTTCTCAAGATCGGCGGAAGCGCGGCGCGCAGCAGCTACGACGGCGTCGACGCGAGCCTGCCGGTCCTCGTCATTCGCGCTGACGGCTCCCTCGTGCAGCGCATCGACTTTGCCGGCGGGGCGGCAGCGGGCGCGACCAACACGGCGCTGGCGGGGTTTGTCGAGGATCAGTGGATGCCGTTTTCGCGGGTGACGGTCCATGCCGGCGCCCGATATGCCTACGAGGGGATCGCCGGCGACCATACCGTGGCACCGCAGGTGGAGGTTTCACTCCGGCCGTCCAAAGGCGACCGAACGGTTCTCAAGGGAGGCTACGGGCGGTTCTACGACAAGCTGCCGCTCAATGCCAGAGACTTCGTGTCGCACCAGCGCCGGCGGTTGACCGGTTTCGAGGCGTCCGGGAGCACGGTGATCGAACTCGAGAACCGCGTGGCGGCGGCCGGGCTGCGCACGCCCCTGACGGAGACGTGGAACCTGGAGTTGGACCGGCTGCTGGGAAGCGTCTGGATGGTGCGGGTGCGGTATCAGGAGCGGCACGGCAAGCGCGAGCTGGTGGTCGACCCGCTGGACGGCGCGCTGACTCTTTCGAGCAACGGGCGATCGTATTCGCGGGACTTCGAGGTCACCGCCCGCCGGCGCGTCGCGAGTCACGGGGAGATCAATGTCTCCTACGTGCGGTCCAAGGCGCGCGGAAATCTCAACGACTTCGTCACGCTCTTCGGCACCATGCGCGAGGCCGTGATCCACCCCGACGAGTTCTCGCGCCAGCCGTTCGATGCGCCCGACAGGATCCTGGCGTGGGGCGTTGTCCATGTCCCCGGCGGCGTGACGCTCGCGCCCACGGTCGAGTATCGGACCGGCTTCCCGTTCACGACCCTGGACGAGCGGCAGCAGGTGGTCGGCTTTCGCAACCGTGGCGGGCGCTTCCCGGATCTCTTCACGCTCGACCTGCAGGCGACGAGGGAGATTCGCCTGACCGCGGCGCACCGGGCGCGTGTCGGCCTCCAGTTCTTCAACCTCACGAACCACTTCAACCCTCGGGACGTGCAGGAGAATCTCGGAAGCGCCGCCTTTGGCGAGTTCGCCAACAGCGTCGACCGGCAGGTGCGGCTGAAGTTCGCGCTGCTGTTTTAG